The genomic window GCGTGCTGGAAGCAAGGTTGACTTGGTCATGAATGTCTCTCGCGCAGCGAAATTCTTGTTAACGCGTTTTCTTCACGCAAGCCGGTAGCCACTTCGCTCGAAAACGCTCTGTGAGGTAAGCCATCGCGATTAGAACCCGCGTTTTGCGACGCCGTTCCGCGTTTCAGCGTCTGCGGCAGTGCGGCCGGATGTGTGATCGCAACGAAGTGCGCATGAGTGAGGGTAGCGAGGAACGGAAGCATCTCACCGCCGTTTTGAATGATGGATGCACCGCGCGAATGCGGCACCGATCGCCGTTTCAACACAACGTGGAGGACATCGAGGATGGACAACCTGGACAAGAGGGGCCAACCGGACCGCAGCCGGATCAACCTTAGCGAAGACTACGAGGTGAAATATTGGAGAAAGCACCTTGGCGTCAGCCGAGAGCAATTGGCGAAGGCGGTGGAGAAGGTGGGAAATTCCGCCGCCGCGGTCCGGAAGGAACTCGGTCTGACGGGG from Nitrobacteraceae bacterium AZCC 1564 includes these protein-coding regions:
- a CDS encoding hypothetical protein (product_source=Hypo-rule applied; cath_funfam=3.40.390.10; pfam=PF12244; superfamily=47413), yielding MDNLDKRGQPDRSRINLSEDYEVKYWRKHLGVSREQLAKAVEKVGNSAAAVRKELGLTGAAR